In Lacrimispora indolis DSM 755, a genomic segment contains:
- a CDS encoding ABC transporter permease, translated as MWRYIVKRILTGIPIFIGITAVVYILMSLAPGSALDILTDSDTKLSAEQYNDLKASLGLDKPVAVRYLIWLGDFLKGDLGVSYRSNQEVSLIISQRIFPSLLLTGTGVFFAVLLGIPIGIMAAYKPYTKWDSVSSFLALAGATLPGFFISILGIYIFSMKLGMLPSKGMYQVSDRSIPDYAIHLIMPASVICLGSIGGLIKQTRGACLEVFNEEYMKTARSKGISEWNVIIRHGLRNALIPVVTAVLLEIPHIIGGSTITEQIFGWPGIGSLMIASISNRDYPVVMGIAVLIATAVLITNIILDILYGLLDPRITYG; from the coding sequence ATGTGGAGGTACATTGTCAAAAGGATATTAACTGGCATTCCCATATTTATTGGAATTACAGCAGTTGTTTACATACTGATGAGCCTGGCTCCGGGAAGTGCGCTGGACATTCTGACAGACAGTGATACCAAGCTGAGTGCAGAACAGTATAATGATTTAAAGGCTTCCTTAGGGCTTGATAAGCCGGTGGCTGTACGATACCTTATCTGGCTGGGAGATTTTCTGAAAGGAGATCTGGGTGTGTCTTACCGGAGCAATCAGGAAGTATCCCTGATCATATCCCAAAGAATATTTCCCTCCCTGCTGCTTACGGGGACAGGAGTTTTTTTCGCGGTCCTGCTGGGGATTCCCATTGGGATCATGGCCGCATATAAACCTTATACCAAGTGGGATTCTGTTTCTTCTTTTCTGGCGCTGGCAGGAGCTACGCTGCCTGGTTTTTTTATCAGTATTTTAGGAATTTATATTTTCAGCATGAAGCTTGGAATGCTTCCTTCAAAAGGCATGTATCAGGTTTCCGATAGAAGTATTCCTGATTATGCGATTCATTTGATAATGCCTGCTTCCGTGATCTGCCTTGGTTCAATAGGAGGCCTGATCAAGCAGACAAGAGGGGCCTGCCTGGAAGTATTCAATGAGGAATATATGAAAACAGCCAGGTCAAAAGGAATCAGTGAATGGAACGTAATTATAAGGCATGGGCTGCGCAACGCACTGATTCCTGTGGTGACTGCCGTGCTTCTTGAGATCCCACATATCATAGGAGGCTCAACCATAACGGAACAGATCTTTGGCTGGCCGGGGATCGGGAGCCTGATGATTGCCTCCATCAGCAACAGAGATTATCCGGTCGTTATGGGGATCGCCGTTCTGATTGCAACGGCTGTTTTAATAACCAACATAATTCTGGATATTTTGTACGGTTTACTGGACCCCAGGATTACTTATGGTTAA